One Micromonospora sp. WMMD1120 genomic region harbors:
- a CDS encoding SDR family oxidoreductase codes for MGMRRQDIGVAVVTGASAGVGRATVRLLARRGIAIALLARGRVGLAAAAEEVREAGGRALPIEVDMADYDQVVDAGRRVEAELGPIDLWINDAFSSVFAPFQQTRPEEFRRAMEVTYLGYVHGTRVALSHMTPRDRGTVVQVGSALAYRGIPLQAAYCGAKHAIVGFTESLRCELLHERSNVKVTMVHLPAVNTPQFEWLLSRLPRRAEPVPPIYEPEVAARAIVGAVDRPRRREYWVGTSTVLTILGNRVAPGLLDRYLAHTGYKSQQTGRPADHDRPNNLWHPLDGPGGHDYGARGDFSSRAHGRSPQAWLSRHRMGVAAGVLGTGVAVLAWRRS; via the coding sequence ATGGGCATGCGGCGGCAGGACATCGGGGTGGCGGTGGTGACCGGCGCCAGCGCGGGAGTCGGTCGGGCCACGGTACGGCTGCTGGCGCGGCGCGGCATCGCGATCGCGCTGCTGGCCCGCGGGCGGGTGGGGCTCGCCGCCGCCGCCGAGGAGGTACGCGAAGCCGGCGGCCGAGCCCTGCCGATCGAGGTCGACATGGCCGATTACGACCAGGTCGTCGACGCCGGCCGGCGGGTCGAGGCGGAACTGGGCCCGATCGACCTGTGGATCAACGACGCGTTCAGCTCCGTCTTCGCGCCGTTCCAGCAGACCCGGCCCGAGGAGTTCCGCCGAGCCATGGAGGTCACCTACCTCGGCTACGTGCACGGCACCCGCGTGGCGCTGTCCCACATGACGCCCCGCGACCGGGGCACCGTCGTCCAGGTCGGTTCCGCGCTGGCCTACCGGGGCATCCCCCTGCAGGCGGCCTACTGCGGGGCGAAGCACGCCATCGTCGGGTTCACCGAGTCGCTGCGCTGCGAGTTGCTGCACGAGCGCAGCAACGTCAAGGTCACCATGGTGCACCTGCCGGCGGTCAACACCCCGCAGTTCGAATGGCTGCTGTCCCGGCTGCCCCGGCGTGCCGAGCCGGTACCGCCGATCTACGAGCCGGAGGTGGCCGCCCGCGCGATCGTCGGCGCCGTGGACCGGCCCCGCCGGCGCGAGTACTGGGTCGGCACCTCCACCGTGCTGACCATCCTCGGCAATCGCGTCGCGCCCGGGCTGCTGGACCGCTACCTGGCGCACACCGGCTACAAATCCCAGCAAACCGGCCGTCCCGCCGACCACGACCGGCCGAACAACCTCTGGCATCCCCTCGACGGGCCCGGCGGACACGACTACGGCGCGCGTGGTGACTTCTCCTCCCGGGCGCACGGCCGCAGCCCGCAGGCCTGGCTCTCCCGACACCGGATGGGGGTGGCCGCCGGCGTGCTGGGGACGGGGGTGGCCGTCCTCGCCTGGCGCCGGAGCTGA
- a CDS encoding glycoside hydrolase family 15 protein produces the protein MAAADADQQAAGTTPAVLRDYALLADGHRGALVGPGGDVAWLCAPGWSDPAVFSTLLGGAGTFLVAPAADRFVWGGHYEPGSLIWRSRWVTGDGIVESRDALAFPGEAGRLVLLRQVRALQQPARVRMVLDPRADFGREPVREVTRDGERWLARAGGLHLRVQGGGELGRDPQGFLAGELTIPAGGRHDVVLELAAGPLDTPCEPPGELWRTTEHHWASVVPPLAGPAARDATLAYAVLRGMTRPGGGMVAAATTALPERAMAGRNYDYRYAWIRDQSFAGQAAALVGRYDLLDDSVAFLTARVLADGDGLAPAYTVGGDPVPREQPLTGLPGYPGAGARIGNWVRGQFQLDAFGEVLLVLAAAQRHDRLDSDGRHAMQIAAEVIERRWAQPDAGIWELPPRQWTHSKLTCVAGLRAAARTTTARPSARWSALADQILADTAAHGLAADGHWRRAYDDDRTDAALLLPGIRGALPPQDPRTDRTRQAVVADLAQDGYLYRFRPDRRPLGDAEGAFLLCGFAAALSAWQAGDEVGANRWFERNRAACGPPGLYTEEYDVRQRQLRGNAPQGFVHALMLETAVTLGQVDPCR, from the coding sequence ATGGCCGCAGCGGACGCGGACCAGCAGGCCGCCGGCACCACGCCCGCGGTGCTGCGGGACTACGCGTTGCTCGCCGACGGGCACCGGGGCGCGCTCGTCGGCCCCGGCGGGGACGTCGCCTGGCTGTGCGCGCCCGGCTGGTCCGACCCGGCGGTGTTCAGCACCCTGCTCGGCGGGGCGGGCACGTTCCTGGTGGCGCCGGCGGCCGACCGGTTCGTCTGGGGAGGACACTACGAGCCCGGCTCGCTGATCTGGCGCAGCCGGTGGGTCACCGGGGACGGCATCGTCGAGTCCCGGGACGCGCTGGCCTTTCCCGGCGAGGCCGGCCGGCTGGTGCTGCTGCGCCAGGTCCGCGCGCTGCAACAGCCGGCGCGGGTGCGGATGGTGCTGGATCCGCGGGCCGACTTCGGCCGGGAGCCGGTGCGCGAGGTCACCCGCGACGGCGAACGCTGGCTGGCCCGTGCCGGTGGACTGCACCTGCGCGTGCAGGGCGGCGGCGAGCTGGGCCGGGACCCGCAGGGCTTCCTGGCCGGCGAGCTGACGATCCCGGCGGGCGGCCGGCACGACGTGGTGCTGGAGCTGGCCGCCGGTCCGCTCGACACGCCGTGCGAACCCCCGGGAGAGTTGTGGCGCACCACCGAGCACCACTGGGCGTCGGTGGTCCCGCCGCTGGCCGGGCCGGCCGCCCGGGACGCCACGCTGGCCTACGCGGTCCTGCGCGGGATGACCCGCCCGGGTGGTGGCATGGTCGCCGCCGCCACCACCGCCCTGCCGGAGCGGGCGATGGCGGGGCGCAACTACGACTACCGGTACGCATGGATCCGGGACCAGTCCTTCGCGGGCCAGGCTGCCGCGCTGGTCGGGCGGTACGACCTGCTCGACGACTCCGTCGCGTTCCTGACCGCTCGGGTACTGGCCGACGGGGACGGGCTCGCGCCGGCGTACACGGTCGGCGGAGATCCGGTGCCGCGGGAGCAGCCGCTGACCGGCCTGCCCGGGTATCCGGGCGCGGGGGCCCGCATCGGCAACTGGGTACGCGGCCAGTTCCAGCTCGACGCGTTCGGCGAGGTGCTGCTGGTGTTGGCCGCCGCGCAGCGCCACGACCGACTCGACAGCGACGGCCGGCACGCGATGCAGATTGCCGCCGAGGTGATCGAGCGGCGCTGGGCGCAACCGGACGCCGGGATCTGGGAGCTGCCGCCCCGGCAGTGGACGCACTCGAAGCTGACGTGTGTGGCGGGACTTCGGGCGGCGGCACGTACCACGACGGCCCGCCCGTCCGCGCGCTGGTCGGCGCTGGCGGACCAGATCCTGGCCGACACCGCCGCGCACGGGTTGGCGGCGGACGGGCACTGGCGTCGTGCGTACGACGACGACCGGACCGACGCCGCGCTGCTGCTGCCCGGCATCCGGGGCGCGCTTCCGCCGCAGGACCCGCGCACCGACCGGACCCGCCAGGCGGTCGTCGCCGACCTCGCTCAGGACGGCTATCTCTACCGGTTCCGGCCGGACCGGCGGCCGCTCGGCGACGCCGAGGGCGCGTTCCTGCTGTGCGGCTTCGCCGCCGCGCTGTCCGCGTGGCAGGCCGGCGACGAGGTCGGCGCCAACCGGTGGTTCGAACGCAACCGGGCCGCCTGCGGCCCACCGGGCCTCTACACCGAGGAGTACGACGTACGGCAACGCCAGCTCCGCGGCAACGCGCCCCAGGGGTTCGTGCACGCGCTGATGTTGGAGACCGCGGTGACGCTCGGCCAGGTCGACCCCTGCCGCTGA
- a CDS encoding PPC domain-containing DNA-binding protein, with the protein MKVDELHQPTGRVLVVVCDKGDEPVTAIGDALRRHDLRAGRVTAVGGFREAEVGWFDRDKGDYRHIPVRAQVEVLSLVGDVAARNGEPALHVHAVLGRSDGSTVGGHLLSARVWPTLEVIVTEVAPELAKRVDPETGLALIAGPGR; encoded by the coding sequence ATGAAGGTCGATGAACTGCATCAGCCGACCGGCCGGGTGCTGGTCGTCGTCTGTGACAAGGGCGACGAGCCGGTGACCGCTATCGGCGACGCGCTGCGCCGCCATGACCTGCGCGCCGGCCGGGTGACCGCCGTGGGTGGATTCCGCGAGGCCGAGGTTGGCTGGTTCGACCGGGACAAGGGCGACTACCGGCACATCCCGGTCCGCGCGCAGGTCGAGGTGTTGTCGCTGGTCGGAGACGTGGCCGCACGCAACGGCGAGCCGGCCCTGCACGTGCACGCGGTGCTCGGCCGCTCGGACGGCAGCACGGTGGGCGGCCACCTGCTCTCGGCCCGGGTGTGGCCGACGCTTGAAGTGATCGTCACCGAGGTCGCACCGGAGCTGGCCAAGCGCGTCGACCCGGAGACCGGGCTGGCGCTCATCGCCGGTCCCGGTCGGTAG